A genome region from Cutaneotrichosporon cavernicola HIS019 DNA, chromosome: 5 includes the following:
- the FUN12 gene encoding uncharacterized protein (Translation-initiation factor 2) yields the protein MPPKKGKKGKKGGDDEDFWADKDQAFDSNVATPNNEPSFGGSGGGAFDALDDDEEGGGGLMAAIAAAKNMKKDKKKKKSQFAFEDEEAAESKEAERADMDDEWPEDDVKPKKGKKGKKAKKNTFDFDDDDAEAAGEPEAPAADNFADKAAEKANLDDEWPEEDVKPKKGKKGKKGKKQQVEDDDDDDFLEKAAAEAATAKAAAEAEAAAKAAEAAKAAAAEEPEDDDEEEEGGANRILTKKEKEKLKKEKEKAKKKAQAAKKKAAAEEPAESAAPEAVAEAVAEAEEEPVAASSKNKKKKKGAKAEPAAAAAAAPAAGKKVPAHILAMQAAMAEKKRVEEEVAAKVEAERRRIEEEERRIEEEEARIAAAKEAKREKERLKRAQAKAEGRVLTPAQKRERAAAEARKQALLASGVVIAGLQKDGESKPKARPVYGKKNTKKQQQQQTPTASGAATPTAPASPKKTETELKKEAPKPAAKDESEDDWDKSDGEVEAATAAVKDLKVKDESEDDWDKSEDEEEEKPKPAAAKAAPAKAAPTKAAPTKAAPQATAKPATNGKASAKAPVEESESEEETESEDESDDSDDESDEETDSDSDDEIEQAKDRARIAISARRKAAEAQQSKTDLRSPICCILGHVDTGKTKLLDKIRQTSVQEGEAGGITQQIGATFFPKEALVEKTMAVNKNGEVDVQIPGLLIIDTPGHESFTNLRSRGSSLCNIAILVIDITHGLEPQTIESLNLLKLRKTPFIVALNKIDKLDATEWKVHPDSGFRDTLNAQSPRMQRMFEDRLQHVKMLLMEQGLNSEVYDKNTQPGRVVSVVPTSAVTGEGVPDLLALLVKLTQDRMTGSLMYLSEAEATILEVKVIEGLGTTIDIVLVNGVLREGDKIVLCGMNGPIVTTVRALLTPQPMRELRIKSAYIHHKEVKAALGVKISAPGLEKAIAGARMYVAKNADEEEYYKDLAMDDLTSLDRYVQKTGRGVFVQASTLGSLEALLVFLKDMNIPVFEFGLGPVYKSAVIRSGLMLDRAPEYAVMLCFDVPVTFEAEEQAKKEGVKIFSAMIIYHLFDAFKKHMEEVREARMKEAAPMAVWPVKLKILKAFASKDPIIVGCDIVDGATARVGTPVGVVRYDKETGKREIIPLGKITSLEINHKPMQVVKRSQVGAGVAVKIERAAHQAARSYGRHFDDKDEIVSLISRQSLDTLKNTFRDQVEMSDWALLKKMKIEQGVA from the exons ATGCCACCAAAAAAGGGAAAGAAGGGAAAGAAGggtggcgacgatgaggacTTCTG GGCCGACAAGGACCAGGCATTCGACTCCAACGTTGCCACTCCCAACAATGAGCCATCGTTCGGTGgcagcggtggtggcgcgtTCGACGctctcgacgacgacgaggagggcggtgGTGGCCTGATG GCGGCCATCGCTGCGGCCAAGAACAtgaagaaggacaagaagaagaagaagtcCCAGTTCgcgttcgaggacgaggaggccgccgagtcaaaggaggccgagcgagccgacatggacgacgagtggcccgaggacgacgtcaagcccaagaagggaaagaaggggaagaaggccaagaagaacaccttcgactttgacgacgacgacgcggaggCTGCTGGCGAGCCGGAGGCGCCCGCCGCGGACAACTTTGCCGACAaggcggcggagaaggccaaCCTTGACGATGAGTGGCCGGAAGAGGACGTCAAGCCCAAGAAaggcaagaagggcaagaagggcaaAAAGCAacaggtcgaggatgacgacgacgacgacttcctcgagaaggccgcTGCGGAGGCCGCTACCGCCAAAGCAGCCGCTGAGGCGGAGGCTGCTGCAAAGGCTGCTGAGGCCGCTAaggctgccgctgccgaggagcccgaggacgatgacgaggaggaggagggcggcgccAACAGAATCCTCaccaagaaggagaaggagaagctgaagaaggagaaggagaag gcgaagaagaaggcgcaggccgccaagaagaaggctgccGCTGAAGAGCCTGCCGAGTCTGCCGCTCCCGAGGCAGTGGCCGAGGCAGTGGcggaggctgaggaggagcccgTCGCGGCCTCTTCGaagaacaagaagaagaagaagggcgcTAAGGCTGAGCctgccgctgctgccgccgccgcgcctgcGGCCGGCAAGAAGGTGCCTGCGCATATTCTTGCCATGCAGGCTGCGatggccgagaagaagcgtgtggaggaggaggtggctgccaaggtcgaggctgagcgcCGGCGTattgaggaggaggagcgccgcatcgaggaggaagaggcgcgcatcgccgcggccaaggaggccaagagggagaaggagcgtCTCAAGCGCGCCCaggccaaggctgaggGCCGTGTGCTCACGCCGGCACAGAAGCGTGAgcgcgctgccgccgaggcccgCAAGCAGGCGCTGCTTGCGTCTGGCGTCGTCATTGCTGGTCTGCAGAAGGACGGCGAGAGCAAGCCCAAGGCGCGTCCTGTCTACGGCAAGAAGAACACCAAGaagcagcagcagcagcagacCCCAACCGCTTCCGGCGCTGCTACTCCAACCGCTCCCGCGTCGCCCAAGAAGACCGAGACggagctcaagaaggaggcgccCAAGCCTGCAGCCAAGGACGAGTCGGAGGACGACTGGGACAAGtcggacggcgaggtcgaggctgccactgccgctgtcaaggacctcaaggtcaaggacgaATCGGAGGACGACTGGGACAAgtcggaggacgaggaggaggagaagcccaagccggctgccgccaaggctgcgCCTGCCAAGGCTGCTCCTACCAAGGCCGCTCCTACCAAGGCCGCTCCCCAGGCCACCGCGAAGCCTGCCACCAACGGCAAGGCGTCGGCCAAGGCGCCAGTCGAGGAGTCAGAgtcggaggaggagactgAGTCTGAAGACGAGTCTGACGACTCCGACGACGAATCTGACGAGGAgaccgactcggactctgacgacgagatcgagcaGGCCAAGGATCGTGCGCGCATCGCCATCTCCGCCCGAcgcaaggctgccgaggcccagCAGAGCAAGACGGACCTCCGCTCGCCCATCTGCTGTATCCTGGGTCACGTCGACACGGGTAAGACCAAGCTGCTGGACAAGATTCGTCAAACCTCGGTCCaggagggtgaggctgGTGGTATCACTCAGCAGATCGGTGCCACCTTCTTCCccaaggaggcgctcgtcgagaagacgaTGGCGGTTAACAAGAACGGCGAAGTCGACGTGCAGATCCCCGGTCTGCTCATCATTGACACGCCTGGACACGAGTCGTTCACCAACCTCCGTTCGCGTGGTTCGTCGCTGTGCAACAttgccatcctcgtcatcgacaTTACCCACGGTCTCGAGCCCCAGACCATCGAGtcgctcaacctcctcaaaCTGCGCAAGACGCCGTTCATCGTCGCTCTCAACAAgatcgacaagctcgatgCGACCGAGTGGAAGGTTCACCCCGACTCTGGCTTCCGCGACACGCTCAACGCACAGAGTCCACGTATGCAGCGCATGTTCGAGGACCGCCTCCAGCACGTCAAGATGCTGCTCATGGAGCAGGGTCTCAACTCGGAGGTCTACGACAAGAACACACAGCCCGGCCGTGTCGTCTCGGTTGTCCCCACCTCGGCTGTCACTGGCGAAGGTGTGCCCGacctgctcgcgctcctcgtcaagctcaccCAGGACCGCATGACGGGTTCGCTCATGTACCTCtccgaggctgaggccaCCATtctcgaggtcaaggtcatcgaggGTCTCGGCACCACCATCGACATTGTGCTTGTCAACGGTGTGCTCCGCGAGGGTGACAAGATCGTGCTGTGTGGCATGAACGGGCCGATTGTGACAACCGTGCGAGCACTCTTGACACCACAGCCAATGCGTGAGCTGCGTATCAAGTCGGCCTACATCCATCacaaggaggtcaaggctgCGCTCGGTGTTAAGATCTCAGCGCCTGGTCTCGAGAAGGCCATTGCTGGTGCACGCATGTACGTCGCCAagaacgccgacgaggaggagtacTACAAGGACCTGGCGATGGACGACCTCACCTCGCTCGACCGGTACGTACAGAAGACTGGCCGCGGTGTCTTTGTGCAGGCGTCGACGCTGGGTTCGCTCGAGGCCCTGCTCGTGTTCCTCAAGGACATGAACATTCCCGTGTTTGAGTTCGGCCTTGGCCCTGTGTACAAGAGCGCCGTCATCCGTTCCGGACTCATGTTGGACCGTGCTCCCGAATATGCCGTCATGCTCTGTTTCGATGTGCCGGTCACCTTTGAagccgaggagcaggccaagaaggagggtgtCAAGATCTTCTCGGCAATGATCATCTACCACCTCTTTGACGCGTTCAAGAAGCacatggaggaggtgcgtGAGGCGCGCATGAAGGAGGCGGCACCGATGGCCGTGTGGCCCGTCAAGCTTAAGATTCTCAAGGCCTTTGCGTCCAAGGACCCTATTATCGTGGGCTgcgacattgtcgacgGCGCAACGGCGCGTGTCGGTACTCCAGTGGGCGTCGTGCGGTATGACAAGGAGACGGGCAAGCGTGAGATCATCCCGCTCGGCAAGATCACCTCGCTTGAGATCAACCACAAGCCGATGCAGGTCGTCAAGAGATCGCAGGTCGGTGCGGGTGTCGCAGTCAAGATTGAGCGTGCGGCCCAccaggcggcgcgctcctACGGGCGACACTttgacgacaaggacgagattGTGTCGCTCATCTCGCGCCAGTCGCTTGACACTCTGA aaaACACGTTCCGCGACCAGGTCGAGATGTCGGATTGGGCCTTGTtgaagaagatgaagaTCGAGCAGGGCGTTGCATAA
- the NUP116 gene encoding uncharacterized protein (Nuclear protein 96), giving the protein MFGNSTWPNNQQQQQQQNPSGGLFGGGGSTFGQQQNTGFGQNTNTGGFGQQQQQQQPQNTGGGLFGANTNTGGGFGSSGFGAANTATNTFGARPSFGATGSSTFGGTANTSGGLFGSNTNTTNAFGATNAASSGGLFGSRPSGFGGATSTFGGGSTGGFNAGNTQAPQPSNQVHLWNNQPPPPIPQTGTAAPPYQPTWQRDPPQSLGKENPANLFHMITAMEPYRGGSFEELRMLDYQQRRKEPTAQPQPATTGFGQTGGFGSSSSGFGQPAASTSTFGAPKPGGLFGSTPNTASGFGASSGGFGTQTNTGGGLFGQTNTTNTGFGAQNTNTGGGLFGQNNPQQQQNTSGGLFGNSNPFGQNTQQQQNTGLGGFGAAANKPAFGATTTGFGANPGTSTFGQTNTAGTTGFGGFGQQQNQQQTQNTGGGLFGSGSGGFGQTNPQPNTGGGLFGQANTQQPQTGGLFGNTAAPKPGGLFGSTTAAGTTSGFGGFGQTNTNTAQPATSLFGQTNATTAPTGGGLFGQQQAQPAATGGGLFGNTNTATTGGGLFGAKPPTTMGGGLFGSNAAQPAATATTGFGGVGQPAAATAPTGGGLFGANTAAAAPKPSLFGGGGGLFGQQQQAQQPAAATGGGLFGSLGQSTTAAQPTTSLFGGATQPAMQQSTLGQSGGLFGSTLGQSTLNIQQQQQPSLTASVDQNPYGRNDLFQYSGQKLELGSTNKKPALPPLTASSYRPSPNKGSRLTRLRGFATSSVNGSMISPRASSPAPNSPRTSLVGSPVATDRYMGLTDAALSPNAFIPRPNVKKITVAPPRTLNGGDDPLESVLGKSALRSSANGSAPSTPDLSARSPALPASSLRQAIDDTPTRRPAQIQPSTMTVAASERPLKSGDYWCRPKLEKLKAMSHDQLSSLSDFTVGRKGFGEVTFLRPVDLTSVSSLNDLLGGIIVVESLELTVYPDETVKPPRGKGMNVPAEISLENVWARDKATRQPITDPSDPRYKRQLKRIQAVPETEFRSFNNDGVWTFRVEHFSRYGLDASDDDEDEDEGLHSPTPNKSRSPEEMSPSIYSDEDEGFFPPTKSLYDADVMSDEHDSGLDETSEMSYEDEDEDMEGSPDFSDDYDDELDAYRAIKSKLGAHGMQRMREMQSAFFGAQETKSKRPTLAEQKANEIRQALERKRAEAGFDDAEEGVARLDDRAVKRASFGESSRPPQLRQPRKYAKVPLDQSFVAGNEGVRPDAGLMLGRSFRCSWGPNGELVHMGKICSPSTKFESSPDAVVYVQQVDLLAERQAAEQARADRLLTLLLEYTEVDVNDDNVPVAITNTAIRFRDFAKLFDGGDRSHEANLWRLGQALFDEMDLKLPPSTPVDVSNRVAEMRRKLALSKWLEDAVAPAMDADLAEAGDDRPAKVFALLTGNRTDRAMQSALDGNDLRLATLVSQAGSSDELRAEVRRQLEDWTKYKSNSLIGYGYRKIYALLAGIPDVSAGNPERGADHAPDVIVNENLDWKRAFGLYLWHGCPFELGVADVLEHYTEALSSTHPPSKPPPPYLEQPDANNRWEMPTEPTDVLFNLIRMYADRTLALEDVVTSRDCGPSPTDVRLPWHISFLLSQALQRRDFADREEADESGTRYSATANRMTESYAAQLEEEGQWTWAAYVLLHLAYSESRCIALKALLFRHPEATAAEQMFLVDKLRIPREWLHEARAAHLAAEGNAYGEYKDLIPAGLADRAQRTLVTKLAPEAVLRDDPALLRRLCKELEPLQAEGWEYGGKLFLDYLDIRARVKPLLAATRRAGAHPDPRDASELQDLAESIPRVLQLVPSLFPDRSDVQQVASLTDMLSTLQALASDLHSAGYMPRPPVSDLLLDKDRLHLLQESATESFDKSLEALVA; this is encoded by the exons ATGTTTGGTAACTCGACTTGGCCGAACAAccaacagcagcagcagcagcagaacCCAAGCGGCGGCCTgttcggcggcggtggctcAACATTTGGCCAGCAGCAGAATACCG GGTTTGGTCAGAACACCAACACGGGCGGCTTtggccagcagcagcagcagcagcaaccgCAGAACACAGGCGGTGGCCTCTTTGGTGCCAACACTAACACTGGTGGCGGCTTTG gctCGAGTGGCTTTGGCGCTGCCAACACTGCTACCAACACGTTCGGAGCGCGGCCCTCGTTTGGCGCGACGGGTTCGTCAACGTTCGGCGGCACGGCCAACACAAGCGGTGGCTTATTTGGTTCGAACACGAACACGACCAACGCGTTCGGCGCCACCAACGCAGCCTCGTCGGGCGGCCTGTTTGGCTCGCGGCCCTCGGGCTTTGGtggcgcgacgtcgacattTGGCGGTGGCTCCACAGGAGGCTTCAACGCCGGCAACACACAGGCGCCCCAGCCTAGCAACCAAGTGCACCTTTGGAACAACCAGCCTCCCCCCCCCATACCGCAGACTGGCACGGCAGCACCTCCATACCAGCCAACATGGCAGCGCGATCCCCCGCAGAGCTTGGGGAAGGAGAACCCTGCGAACCTCTTCCACATGATCACCGCCATGGAGCCATACCGTGGAGGCAGCtttgaggagctgcgcaTGCTCGACTACCAGCAGCGTCGCAAGGAGCCTAccgcgcagccgcagcctgCAACTACCGGCTTTGGCCAGACGGGAGGGTtcggctcgtcgtcaagtGGCTTCGGCCAGCCTGctgcctcgacctcgacgttTGGCGCTCCCAAGCCTGGTGGCCTGTTTGGCAGCACCCCCAACACGGCCAGCGGCTTCGGAGCCTCCTCTGGAGGCTTCGGAACGCAGACCAACACTGGTGGCGGTCTGTTCGGCCAGACCAACACGACGAACACTGGCTTTGGCGCGCAGAACACCAACACGGGTGGTGGGCTGTTTGGTCAGAACAAcccgcagcagcagcagaacACTAGCGGCGGCCTCTTCGGCAACTCCAACCCCTTTGGTCAGAACActcagcagcagcagaacACTGGCCTCGGAGGCTTTGGGGCTGCTGCCAACAAGCCCGCGTTCGGGGCGACTACTACCGGGTTCGGGGCCAACCCAGGAACGAGCACATTCGGCCAGACCAACACGGCTGGCACTACCGGTTTTGGCGGCTTCGGGCAGCAGCAGAATCAACAACAAACACAGAACACTGGTGGCGGGTTGTTTGGTAGTGGCTCTGGCGGGTTTGGCCAGACAAACCCCCAACCCAACactggcggcggcctcTTCGGCCAGGCCAACACACAGCAACCGCAGACTGGCGGGCTGTTTGGCAACACTGCTGCACCCAAGCCGGGCGGCCTCTTCGGGTCCACTACCGCGGCCgggacgacgagcggctTTGGCGGGTTTGGTCAgaccaacaccaacactGCGCAGCcagcgacgagcttgtTTGGCCAGACTAACGCCACCACTGCTCCCACCGGTGGCGGCTTGTtcggccagcagcaggcgcagcCCGCGGCGACGGGTGGTGGTCTGTTTGGCAACACCAATaccgccaccaccggcggcggcctctTCGGCGCCAAACCCCCTACCACCATGGGTGGTGGTCTGTTCGGTTCGAACGCCGCACAGCCTGCAGCGACCGCCACGACGGGCTTCGGTGGGGTTGGACAGCCGGCTGCCGCTACCGCCCCAACTGGTGGCGGTCTGTTCGGCGCGAACACGGCTGCAGCTGCCCCGAAGCCAAGCTTGTtcggtggtggcgggggTCTCTTCggacagcagcaacaggCCCAGCAGCCGGCTGCGGCCACAGGCGGCGGTCTCTTCGGCAGCCTGGGCCAGTCTACGACAGCGGCTCAGCCCACCACCAGCCTGTTCGGCGGCGCAACCCAGCCTGCTATGCAGCAGTCGACTCTCGGGCAATCTGGTGGCCTGTTCGGTTCCACCCTCGGCCAGTCGACCCTCAACAttcagcagcagcagcagccgtCGCTCACCGCGTCGGTCGACCAGAACCCATACGGACGCAATGACTTGTTCCAGTACTCGGGCCAGaagcttgagctcggcagcACCAACAAGAAGCCCGCTCTGCCGCCCCTCACAGCATCGTCCTACCGCCCGTCCCCAAACAAGGGCAGCCGCCTGACCAGGCTGAGGGGCTTCGCCACCTCGTCGGTCAACGGCTCGATGATCTCCCCGAGGGCATCAAGCCCCGCTCCTAACTCGCCTCGCACCTCGCTCGTGGGCTCGCCTGTTGCGACTGACCGCTACATGGGCCTCACCGACGCGGCCCTCTCCCCCAACGCCTTCATCCCGCGCCCCAACGTCAAGAAGATCACGGTCGCGCCTCCGCGCACGCTGAACGGCGGCGATGACCCGCTCGAGTCGGTCCTTGGCAAGTCTGCGTTAAGAAGCTCGGCGAACGGCTCGGCTCCATCCACGCCTGACCTCTCTGCGCGCAGCCCCGCCCTCCCGGCCTCCAGTTTGCGCCAGGCGATCGACGACACAcccactcgtcgccctGCGCAGATCCAGCCGTCGACCATGACTGTCGCTGCCTCTGAGCGCCCTCTCAAGAGCGGCGACTACTGGTGCCGGCCCAAGCTTgagaagctcaaggccaTGAGCCACGACCAGCTCAGCAGCCTGTCGGACTTCACTGTCGGCCGCAAGGGCTTTGGCGAGGTCACTTTCCTCAGGCCTGTCGACCTCACGTCGGTCTCGTCTCtcaacgacctcctcggcggaATCATTGTCGTCGAGTCGCTCGAGCTTACTGTCTACCCCGACGAGACTGTCAAGCCTCCTCGCGGTAAGGGGATGAACGTCCCTGCCGAAATCTCACTCGAGAACGTCTGGGCCCGCGACAAGGCCACTCGCCAGCCCATCACCGACCCCAGCGACCCCCGCTACAAGCGCCAGCTTAAGCGCATCCAGGCCGTCCCCGAGACTGAGTTCCGGAGCTTCAACAACGACGGCGTGTGGACCTTCCGCGTTGAGCACTTTAGCCGCtacggcctcgacgccagcgacgatgacgaggacgaggacgagggcctCCACTCACCCACTCCCAACAAGTCCAGGTCACCCGAGGAGATGTCCCCCTCGATCtactcggacgaggacgaaggCTTTTTTCCTCCTACCAAGAGCCTCtacgacgccgacgtcatgTCAGACGAGCATGACAGCGGTTTAGACGAGACGTCTGAGATGTCgtacgaggacgaggacgaggacatggaggGTTCGCCCGACTTCAGCGACGactacgacgacgagcttgacgccTACCGCGCTATCAAGAGCAAGCTCGGTGCGCACGGCATGCAGCGCATGCGCGAGATGCAGTCTGCGTTCTTTGGCGCGCAGGAGACCAAGAGCAAGCGCCCAACACTCGCGGAGCAAAAGGCCAACGAGATCcgccaggcgctcgagcgcaagcgTGCTGAGGCGGGTTTTGatgatgccgaggagggtgtAGCGAGGCTTGACGACCGGGCCGTCAAGCGCGCCTCCTTCGGCGAGTCTTCCCGCCCGCCCCAGTTGCGCCAGCCGCGCAAGTACGCAAAGGTCCCGCTGGACCAGAGCTTTGTCGCTGGCAATGAGGGAGTGCGTCCTGACGCCGGCTTGATGCTGGGCCGCTCGTTCAGATGCTCCTGGGGTCCCAACGGCGAGCTTGTCCACATGGGCAAGATTTGCTCCCCGTCGACCAAGTTCGAGTCCTCTCCTGACGCTGTTGTCTACGTACAACAGGTAGACCTCTTAGCCGAGCGGCAGGCCGCTGAGCAGGCTCGCGCGGACCGTCTCTTGACACTTCTTCTTGAATAcaccgaggtcgacgtgAATGACGACAACGTCCCTGTGGCGATTACCAACACTGCGATCCGCTTCCGCGACTTTGCCAAGCTGTTTGACGGCGGGGACCGCTCTCACGAGGCCAACCTGTGGCGCTTGGGGCAAGCGCTCTTTGACGAGATGGACCTGAAGCTTCCTCCAAGCACGCCGGTGGATGTGAGCAACCGTGTCGCCGAGATGCGCCGCAAGCTCGCCCTTTCCAAAtggctcgaggacgccgtcgcgccTGCCAtggacgccgacctcgccgaggccggcgacgaCAGACCCGCCAAGGTGTTTGCGTTGCTCACAGGCAACCGCACCGACCGCGCCATGCAGTCGGCATTAGACGGCAACGACCTGCGTCTTGCGACGCTCGTGTCTCAAGCCGGCAGTTCTGACGAGTTACGGGCCGAGGTTCGGCGCCAGCTCGAAGACTGGACCAAGTACAAAAGCAACTCGCTCATCGGGTACGGGTACCGCAAGATCTACGCGTTGCTCGCTGGTATCCCGGACGTTTCGGCAGGCAACCCCGAGCGCGGTGCCGACCACGCACCAGACGTGATCGTCAACGAGAACCTTGACTGGAAGCGTGCCTTCGGCTTGTACCTGTGGCACGGCTGCCCGTTCGAGCTgggcgtcgccgacgtgctAGAGCACTACACTGAggcgctgtcgtcgacgcaCCCTCCGTCGAagcctcctccaccatACCTCGAGCAGCCAGACGCCAACAACCGCTGGGAGATGCCGACCGAGCCGACGGATGTGCTCTTCAACCTCATCAGGATGTACGCCGACCGCACCCTCGCCCTGGAGGATGTTGTCACGTCGCGCGACTGCGGCCCGAGCCCAACCGACGTCCGCCTCCCGTGGCACATCTcattcctcctctcgcagGCTCTGCAGAGGCGCGACTTTGCGgaccgcgaggaggccgacgagtCGGGCACGCGGTACAGTGCGACAGCAAACCGCATGACTGAGTCGTacgccgcgcagctcgaggaggagggccaATGGACATGGGCCGCGtacgtcctcctccacctcgcgtACTCGGAGAGCCGCTGTATTGCGCTTAAGGCGCTTCTCTTCCGCCACCCAGAGGCCACAGCCGCCGAGCAGATgttcctcgtcgacaagctccgCATCCCGCGCGAGTGGCTGCACGAGGCACGTGCCGCGCACCTCGCAGCGGAGGGGAACGCCTACGGCGAGTACAAGGACCTGATCCCCGCTGGGTTGGCCGACCGTGCCCAGCGCACGCTCGTGACCAAGCTCGCACCTGAAGCTGTTCTGCGTGACGACCCAGCCCTCCTGCGCCGTCTGTgcaaggagctcgagccgcTCCAGGCCGAAGGCTGGGAATATGGCGGCAAGTTGTTCCTCGACTACCTCGACATCCGAGCGCGCGTCAAACCACTGCTCGCCGCGACCCGACGGGCCGGCGCCCACCCCGACCcacgcgacgcgtccgaGCTGCAGGATCTCGCGGAATCCATCCCCCGCGTCCTGCAACTGGTCCCCTCGCTGTTCCCCGACCGCAGCGACGTGCAGCAAGTCGCGAGCCTAACCGACATGCTCAGCACTCTGCAAGCACTCGCAAGCGACCTCCACTCCGCGGGATACATGCCCCGTCCACCCGTCTCGGACTTGCtgctcgacaaggaccgCCTGCACCTGTTGCAGGAGAGCGCAACCGAGAGCTTTGACAAGAGCCTTGAGGCTCTTGTTGCGTAA
- a CDS encoding uncharacterized protein (Ion channel) produces the protein MSHPPSNPLAGEEYELTSTAPPLERKTSRTRTLTLHANQGSTLLFAAPGQAGPSRRRVTRRVSSNAAPDSPREAKYNRTFFLEEDLDQLGQQREEVSLPDFGHMLGFDVGEDHFAVAAAMRSAWKRKLYLLMEEPGSGREAFFVHIAVTGAIFFSVVLTTFSTLPTFHTNPISVRVLFGFDTTIVLLFTAEYLARSFAHADSWAQYYRWATSFFAILDLLSILPYYIELARQQDTSILFRFSILRTFRLLRVFRAFRYQSQMLLTIEVMYVAVRRSKDALVAISYFIFLVLVLFSTLIYFAERGVWDATLGAFVDPDGDVSLFDSIPQTAWYALVTMSTAGYGDVVPKTALGKILSVPLLLFGLLLIALPSFVLGRNFAIVYDAMISFQAQAPSIQPTPRHSLDLDTPHDGTMTPVPEEAGPLLPVSNTVKRGSSPNPVKMWAGDPNKFTPPIPTVPGIPTSSSKAARDKDLTNTKLAKNQYVLLEKIEALRQTVETQGEMMSVLMAALAESNGVEIPTGKGKGRADRGGQDQAPYEDMR, from the exons ATGAGCCATCCACCGAGCAACCCACTGGCGGGTGAAGAGTACGAGCTCACCAGCACAGCTCCACcgctcgagcgcaagaCATCCCGCACCCGCACGCTCACACTGCATGCAAACCAGGGTTCGACACTGCTGTTCGCGGCGCCAGGACAGGCTGGGCCATCGCGCCGGCGGGTTACGCGGCGGGTGAGCTCAAACGCGGCTCCAGACTcgccgcgcgaggccaAATATAACCGCACGTtcttcctcgaggaggatctTGACCAACTCGGTCAGCAGCGCGAGGAAGTAAGCCTGCCCGACTTTGGACACATGCTCGGTTtcgacgttggcgaggaccaCTTTGCCGTTGCAGCTGCGATGCGCAGCGCGTGGAAGAGAAAGCTCTACCTGCTCATGGAGGAACCAGGCAGCGGGCGTGAGGCGTTCTTCGTGCACATCGCAGTCACCGGCGCCATCTTCTTCAGCGTCGTCCTCACGACGTTCTCGACACTGCCCACGTTCCACACCAACCCCATCTCTGTGCGCGTGCTCTTCGGGTTCGACACGACCATCGTCTTACTCTTTACTGCCGAGTACCTTGCACGCTCGTTCGCTCACGCGGACTCGTGGGCACAGTACTACCGgtgggcgacgagctttttcgccatcctcgacctACTTTCGATCCTGCCCTACTACATCGAGCTCGCACGGCAACAAGACACGTCGATCCTCTTCCGCTTCAGCATCCTGCGCACGTTTCGGCTCCTACGCGTCTTCCGCGCGTTCCGGTACCAGAGCCAGATGTTACTGACCATCGAGGTAATGTACGTCGCTGTCCGTCGGTCAAAGGACGCACTCGTTGCGATCTCCTACTTCATCTTCCTGGTCCTGGTGCTGTTCTCGACACTCATCTACTTTGCTGAGCGTGGGGTATGGGACGCGACACTCGGCGCATTCGTCGACCCGGACGGAGACGTGTCGCTCTTCGACTCGATCCCCCAGACGGCATGGTACGCGCTCGTGACGATGAGCACGGCTGGATACGGCGATGTCGTTCCGAAGACTGCACTGGGAAAGATCCTCTCCGTCCCGCTTCTCCTCTTCGGTCTTCTCCTCATCGCGCTTCCGTCCTTTGTGCTCGGGCGCAACTTTGCGATAGTCTACGACGCAATGATCTCATTCCAGGCACAAGCT CCATCGATACAGCCGACACCGCGCCACTCGCTCGACTTGGACACGCCGCACGACGGCACGATGACGCCGGTCCCTGAGGAGGCTGGGCCCCTGCTGCCTGTATCCAACACAGTCAAGAGAGGCTCATCGCCAAATCCGGTCAAGATGTGGGCGGGCGACCCGAACAAGTTCACCCCTCCGATCCCTACTGTGCCAGGGATACCGACCTCATCGTccaaggcggcgcgcgacaaGGACCTGACCAACaccaagctcgccaagaACCAGTACGTGTTGTTGGAGAAGAtcgaggcgctgcgccAAACAGTCGAGACGCAGGGGGAGATGATGAGCGTACTGATGGCTGCACTGGCCGAGAGCAACGGCGTAGAGATACCGACAGGCAAGGGTAAGGGGAGGGCAGACCGAGGGGGCCAAGATCAGGCGCCATATGAGGACATGAGGTAG